From a single Chiloscyllium plagiosum isolate BGI_BamShark_2017 unplaced genomic scaffold, ASM401019v2 scaf_1193, whole genome shotgun sequence genomic region:
- the LOC122547157 gene encoding transmembrane protein 164-like has protein sequence MFRQETNVVVFAPSSVCSDRDVKRSMYRYNVCMLLDWAYGGVDPKFAGNGGPECAAFLPVRQRWVETVIFVAISLLEMAVSYRKIRQQELGRVCQEKQDSLGKNLLLVALCLTFGIEVGFKFATKTLIYLLNPCHVVTMLQVNGGRGNLICL, from the coding sequence ATGTTCCGACAAGAAACCAATGTTGTAGTCTTTGCGCCGTCTTCTGTTTGCTCCGACCGAGACGTGAAGAGGAGCATGTATCGTTACAACGTGTGCATGTTGCTGGACTGGGCGTACGGAGGGGTGGATCCCAAATTCGCTGGTAACGGGGGACCCGAATGCGCGGCGTTTCTGCCAGTCCGCCAGCGATGGGTGGAGACTGTCATCTTTGTGGCGATTTCCTTACTGGAGATGGCTGTGTCGTACCGCAAGATCAGGCAGCAGGAGCTGGGCAGAGTGTGCCAGGAGAAGCAGGACAGTCTGGGCAAAAACCTGCTCTTGGTCGCCCTGTGCCTCACCTTTGGCATTGAAGTTGGCTTCAAATTTGCCACCAAGACTTTAATTTACCTGTTGAACCCCTGTCACGTTGTCACCATGCTGCAGGTAAATGGAGGGAGAGGCAACCTGATTTGTTTGTAG